The Theileria annulata chromosome 3, complete sequence, *** SEQUENCING IN PROGRESS *** genome has a segment encoding these proteins:
- a CDS encoding SfiI-subtelomeric fragment related protein family member, putative (Tap299b01.p1c.C.cand.9 - score = 25.85) produces MKKCIISLNLLYYITFFHRFNGAESQTASLSTGQSTSGTAAVDSASTNPPVTDTVTPVTLDINISKDTDQIDYKKDGEFRTYTPKDNHVFKKVVKKNADIWSAKPNDKAIKAVLMGSKKEPKHLALLLQSGEYVLLHKSGKNKPWNDITNAKYDVTKLKFLGEGDSEISKSDYDVDLHDLSYTFLFKSGVTCRKVLFGDDDVWKHTDDPNYSDIKSLQLDLPTNKFLVKNQSDQSKELTKAKVSVYVNATQSEGTDQSRSRSSGGTPKGEGTDQSRSSGGTPNSGSGEGTDQSQSRSSGGTEERIQLYSGSSDYEKLLDQNLQGMTW; encoded by the coding sequence ATgaaaaaatgtattatatcGCTAAATctattgtattatattacattctTCCATCGATTCAATGGTGCAGAATCTCAAACAGCTTCGTTAAGCACCGGTCAATCAACATCTGGAACAGCTGCAGTTGATTCTGCATCTACTAATCCTCCAGTAACCGATACTGTAACTCCTGTAACTCTTGACATCAACATATCTAAGGATACCGATCAGATAGATTACAAGAAGGATGGTGAATTTAGGACTTACACACCTAAGGATAACCATGTGTTCAAAAAAGTTGTGAAGAAAAACGCTGATATATGGTCTGCCAAACCGAATGATAAGGCAATCAAGGCTGTACTCATGGGCTCTAAGAAAGAACCCAAACACCTTGCCTTACTTCTACAAAGTGGTGAATACGTACTACTTCATAAGTCCGGTAAGAATAAGCCTTGGAATGATATCACTAATGCAAAGTATGATGTCACTAAACTCAAGTTCCTGGGTGAAGGTGATAGTGAGATCTCCAAGTCTGACTATGATGTTGATTTACATGACCTATCATATACCTTCTTATTCAAGTCTGGTGTCACCTGTAGAAAGGTCTTGTTTGGAGATGATgatgtttggaaacataCTGATGATCCCAATTATTCAGATATAAAGTCACTTCAACTAGATCTTCCAACTAACAAGTTCCTTGTTAAGAATCAGTCTGATCAATCTAAGGAACTTACCAAAGCCAAGGTTTCTGTTTATGTTAATGCTACTCAGAGTGAAGGTACTGATCAATCACGATCACGATCATCTGGAGGTACTCCAAAAGGTGAAGGTACTGATCAATCACGATCATCTGGAGGTACTCCAAATAGTGGATCAGGTGAAGGTACTGATCAATCACAATCACGATCATCTGGAGGTACTGAAGAACGTATTCAATTATATAGTGGATCGTCAGATTATGAGAAACTCCTCGACCAGAACCTACAGGGTATGACCTGGTAA
- a CDS encoding Theileria-specific sub-telomeric protein, SVSP family, putative (note;~Tap299b01.p1c.C.cand.8 - score = 11.92;~Signal peptide predicted for TA05540 by SignalP 2.0 HMM (Signal peptide probability 0.893, signal anchor probability 0.000) with cleavage site probability 0.809 between residues 18 and 19) codes for MIYYRYLVLFIIIGYSRCADKPSNTDITTGDGSDYEEDNFQVIETTETLTEGLTETQPEHEHETTRTETVNDVETQTDLEQLEHEPQPDNVPPPIQPTRYYLIEPQFQYPGYHSIYYYPPHQPVYLPLQPQYPVPQPIPQVEPTHYYPGYEYPEYEPQPTPIQPPQPQPQPAQPLQPYQSPQLHYEPYQQYYPGYPPVPYPPYQPHPGYQPQPTPQYGPYGPYQPYYPEPHQPYGPYQPQPVPIDEGIQESIDEPQYVEKQRKKPKKKKYKSIIFMKKDQDGKLVEMDGEDYKMAFSDSFKSKFIIKGKLEEIFFEGETVWKHMDGNDYPSFVAYNKIIKKFLIFVGQRFFLSRKVNGTWKISSRKVPKYLRMFTKDDEGNDVKITDNQYDFEVTQRGEVIYKIVPGVKCNKIMINEKSIYINRFNKGFPLSVYLNLEGELIVEFKNCTILFKIIDGDYRPLITKRR; via the coding sequence atGATCTATTATAGatatttagttttattcattataattGGTTATTCAAGATGTGCTGATAAACCAAGTAACACAGATATAACTACTGGAGATGGAAGTGATTATGAAGAAGATAACTTTCAGGTAATAGAAACTACTGAAACTCTGACTGAAGGACTAACTGAAACTCAACCAGAACATGAACATGAAACTACTCGGACTGAAACTGTTAATGATGTAGAAACACAAACAGATCTAGAGCAACTTGAACATGAACCTCAACCAGATAATGTACCACCACCAATACAGCCTACaagatattatttaatagaaCCTCAATTTCAGTATCCAGGATATCattctatatattattatccacCACATCAACCAGTATATCTACCATTACAACCTCAATATCCAGTACCTCAACCTATACCACAGGTAGAACCTACACATTATTATCCAGGATATGAATATCCAGAATATGAACCTCAACCTACTCCTATACAACCTCCACAACCACAACCACAACCAGCTCAACCACTACAACCTTATCAATCTCCTCAACTACATTATGAACCTTATCAACAGTATTATCCAGGATATCCACCTGTACCTTATCCACCATATCAGCCTCATCCAGGATACCAACCACAACCTACACCTCAGTATGGACCTTATGGACCTTATCAACCATATTATCCTGAACCACATCAACCTTATGGACCATATCAACCACAACCAGTGCCTATTGATGAAGGTATACAAGAAAGTATTGATGAACCTCAATATGTAGAAAAACAACGAAAGAAACCGAagaaaaaaaaatataaatcaattatttttatgaaGAAAGATCAGGATGGGAAATTAGTTGAAATGGATGGTGAAGATTACAAAATGGCATTTAGTGATTCATTcaaatcaaaatttattattaaaggAAAACTTGAAGAGATATTTTTTGAAGGTGAGACCGTATGGAAACACATGGATGGAAATGATTATCCATCATTTGTAgcatataataaaataattaaaaaatttttaatctttGTTGGTCAAAGATTTTTCTTATCTAGAAAAGTTAATGGTACATGGAAAATAAGTTCACGGAAAGTTCCAAAATATCTTAGGATGTTCACTAAAGATGATGAGGGGAATGATGTCAAAATAACTGATAATCAATACGATTTTGAAGTTACTCAAAGAGGAGAAGtgatatataaaattgtacCTGGAGTTAAATGCAACAAAATTATGATTAACGaaaaatcaatatatattaatagatttaataaagGTTTCCCATTATCAGTCTACCTTAATCTAGAAGGAGAACTAATAGTTGAATTCAAGAATTgtacaattttatttaaaataattgatgGAGACTATAGACCATTAATTACTAAACGACGCTAa